CCTTTTTGTTCCATCACTTGTTCAAATACCCGGTTGCCGAACATGGCGTTGATCCGGTCAAAAACCGGACGCCCCACAAGAAAGGAAAAGATTTGATCTGCTTTTCTGGCCGGGTCAATGTCGGAGAATTTTTCCGGATACAGCTTTTTGCCCACATACCAGGCATTGGCAAAAACGGCCCCGAAATTCTGGGCATACCAGTTATAGGGCATCAGGCCGAATACCCGGCCCCGGCCAACCGCGTCCAGGTGCTGGTATGCCGGATCCGTGTGCAGCTCATCCAGGGCGCTGGCACCGGGATTGGACACGGTGCCGGCAAGATCCAGAAACAAAATTTCCGGGTTCCAGGCCAAAATCTGTTCCCGGGCCACCTGGGCATTGGAAACCGGTCCGGCCGTGGGCCTTGCGCTGTTGGCCGGATGCCGGGCCCGGGTGAATTCAAAGGGCGGAAAATCCGGCTCAGTGGAGCGAAATCCATGGGGCCCCTTGTAGGAAATCCCGCCCACATAGCAGGTGGGTTTGGCCGATTGGGGCACGTCTGCGGTACGCCGGGCCAGATCTGCGATCTGATCGTCAAAAAATTGGATGATTTCTTCTGCCCGTTGGGTTTTGCCCAAAACCCGGCCCATGATCTCCAGGGATTGATCCAGTTGATGGCGGTAGCCGGTGAGATTTCCGTATTGGAGCACAATGACCGGAATCCCGGTTTTTTTCTGGAGCTCGCCCGGATCATGGCCCATGGAGGCAAAGGTTTTGAAAATCACTTCGGGCCGGGGATCCAGAGCGGCAATGAGTTCCGGGTTGTCCATGCCCCGGAACTCCCCGAACATGGGCAGGTCCCGGAGTTCCGGATGGGCCAGGGCATAGGGCCGGGGATCGGCACCGGAAGAGACGTCTTTTTCCATGCTGTCAACCGCGACCACCCGGTCTGTTGCCTGAAGATAGACCATAAGCCGCAGGCATCCCGGACCCGAGCAAATCACGTGGCCGGCCGGCACGGGAACGGTTACCTTTCGGCCTGCGGCATCTGTGACGGTCTCCATTTTTTGGGCCCAGGCGGCCCGGTTTCCGGCCGCCGGGACCAGAACCATGACCGCGGCGGCCGTCAGGGCGAGGAAAAAAACAGCCAGGCGGGATGTCATTTTTCCTCCCCATGGCACTGGCGGCATATGCGGCTGCCGTCTTTGGTTTCCACCAGTTTTGCCGCCATGGTGGGTTCCCCGCATTGGTTGCAGGCAACAGAAGGGTCGATTTGGGCTTTGCCCGGCAGGTCAATGTTTGTTTCCGCAATGGAGAACAGGGATTGTTCATCCATTTCCAGGATATCGTGGGATCGTTTTTCATGGATTTGGGAAAAGCGCTGCTTTTCTGTTTCATCGGCCTGATCGGCAATGACTTTCTGCAAAAGCGCCATGTGTTCGGGATCCGGTTCAAAGGCACCGGGGCGCAAGGATACGCGCACGCCCCGGCCGGTCTGCCGGCTGGCAAAGGTAAACACCATCTTTCCGTAATCCCGGTAAATAAAATTGCCCTTGCCAAAGGTGCACCCGGTGAGTACCTGTACGGCATCGGCCGAGCAGGCGTCGGTTTCCACGATGGCAATCAGTTCCTCGTCCAGGGATCGTTTTTGGCTTAAGTGGGCCATGCCGGTGCGGGCCGCCCGGTACCCGATGGAAACCCCGGGGCACAGATGGCCGTGAAATTCCAGGCATTTTTGAAAATCTTCGCGTTCCATGACTTCCTTTGCTGTCATATTTTTATCTCCTTGGTTGCAAATTTGATGGCGCCGTAAAAACTCCAATATCCGCGTTACGCGCAATTTCTCAGAATTTCACGTACGGATAAGTACGCTGCATTCTTCGAAATTGCGCAAGCCTTGATCTTGAACTTTTTACGGCACCATCTAAAATCAGACTTTTTACGGTGCCTTCAAATTTCAAATGGTTAAAAGACCAGTTCCGCGCCGATGTGAAAGCTTCGGCCTGGTGCCGGAAAATCATATTCCTCCTGATACGTTTCATCCATGAGGTTTTCAACCCCCCCGGTGAGAAAGCCGGTGCAGTCCAGGTGCGCAAATACGGGGTACTTGAAAAAAAGGTCCACGGTGACAAAATCATCCATTTCCCGCAGTTCGGCTGTTGCGCCGGCAAACTGAGAGGCCCCGTCCGGGCTGGCTGTACCGGCCAGGTAGGGCACTTGCCGTTCATCGACCCAGCGCAGTTTGACCCGGGCCATGGCCCCGTCCGGCCGCTGCCAGGAAAGCCCGCAGTTGAACTTGTATTCCGGCAGCTCGGGCAGGGAATCGGAAAGGGTGTTGCTGGCATCCAGGACATCGCCGTGTTTTTTCGTGTCCTGCCAGGCAAAATTGGCAAATGCGCTGATGTGCTTTGTCAAAGATGCGGTGGCATCGATTTCCGCACCAGTAAAATCCACCCGGTCAACATTGTAAACTACCCGGCTGGGGGCATAGCCGAAAATCCAGCGGATATAGTTTTCCACCCGGTAATGGTACACGGTGGCCGACAAGGTGAGATTTTTCAGGCCGGTGTATTCAGCCCCGGCCTCGTACTGCATGGCGTCTTCATAGGTGAGGTCCTTTCGGGTGATATTTGTCCGGGAATCCAGCTCCGGCTGGTATCCCGCATAATACCAGTAAAATGCCGGGTTGTCCGGAAACCGGGCGGCCCGGCCGGCCCGGCCGTAGAGCGAAAGCCATGGCTGAAGGCTGTAGACAAGGCCGAGTTTCGGCTGGACAACCCCTTCGTGAAAATCCACATCCCGGTCCGCATATCCCAGGGGTTTGCCTGCTGCATTGTAACCGGTGACCGCATCCACAGTTCGGTCTCCCTTGTAATCATCATAGCGAAGCCCTGCGTATACATCCGTTTTTTGGCTCACACCCCAGGTGTCATCCACGTAGACGCCGTGCCACCGGGTGGCATCCCAGTCATCGTCAACGTCTGCAGGAGGCTTGGGAAAATACCCCGGCCGGATATAGGTGTTGTCCGTGCCGCCGTATCCCTGATAATTTCCCTCTGCGC
The window above is part of the Desulfosalsimonas propionicica genome. Proteins encoded here:
- a CDS encoding TonB-dependent receptor — encoded protein: MTISAPAVSGAEEPEQPEQPAYQMEEIVFTGAQIPSPEADTQTIRMESAGRAVVTTVPDAMDTAAGIDIQRRGILTPKNSQVRLRGLDERRSQILLNGRPLNGTGVMGGYFVDWTALSTQQIDTVDITKGAFSAKHGNSLGGAVSMTSQAPDKDFEASISTGYKRYNTFSANASVSGRQNAFAASLSAGHKRTDGHLRNSGAERTDVSGRFHYFWGDDGELQLSLRHSTGDYQMPVENRKNTADYDSDFPEHAGDYLAGPGIKFPGEDSHGDRSFFHKERTEADFRAQKQIGSLDSELITYINYEDRTDTLYSRQTGEKILERDAVPDRSWGWKTNFARPGKDHQIGFGAEGNYQGYGGTDNTYIRPGYFPKPPADVDDDWDATRWHGVYVDDTWGVSQKTDVYAGLRYDDYKGDRTVDAVTGYNAAGKPLGYADRDVDFHEGVVQPKLGLVYSLQPWLSLYGRAGRAARFPDNPAFYWYYAGYQPELDSRTNITRKDLTYEDAMQYEAGAEYTGLKNLTLSATVYHYRVENYIRWIFGYAPSRVVYNVDRVDFTGAEIDATASLTKHISAFANFAWQDTKKHGDVLDASNTLSDSLPELPEYKFNCGLSWQRPDGAMARVKLRWVDERQVPYLAGTASPDGASQFAGATAELREMDDFVTVDLFFKYPVFAHLDCTGFLTGGVENLMDETYQEEYDFPAPGRSFHIGAELVF
- a CDS encoding iron ABC transporter substrate-binding protein, which codes for MTSRLAVFFLALTAAAVMVLVPAAGNRAAWAQKMETVTDAAGRKVTVPVPAGHVICSGPGCLRLMVYLQATDRVVAVDSMEKDVSSGADPRPYALAHPELRDLPMFGEFRGMDNPELIAALDPRPEVIFKTFASMGHDPGELQKKTGIPVIVLQYGNLTGYRHQLDQSLEIMGRVLGKTQRAEEIIQFFDDQIADLARRTADVPQSAKPTCYVGGISYKGPHGFRSTEPDFPPFEFTRARHPANSARPTAGPVSNAQVAREQILAWNPEILFLDLAGTVSNPGASALDELHTDPAYQHLDAVGRGRVFGLMPYNWYAQNFGAVFANAWYVGKKLYPEKFSDIDPARKADQIFSFLVGRPVFDRINAMFGNRVFEQVMEQKGE
- a CDS encoding FmdE family protein, coding for MTAKEVMEREDFQKCLEFHGHLCPGVSIGYRAARTGMAHLSQKRSLDEELIAIVETDACSADAVQVLTGCTFGKGNFIYRDYGKMVFTFASRQTGRGVRVSLRPGAFEPDPEHMALLQKVIADQADETEKQRFSQIHEKRSHDILEMDEQSLFSIAETNIDLPGKAQIDPSVACNQCGEPTMAAKLVETKDGSRICRQCHGEEK